GAAAAGGATAAAATGTATCTAAATTCTATTGGAATAAAAAATGTAAGTATCTTACCACCACTTGTAAAAATTGATAAAGATTTAAAAATGGAGGAAAAGGAAAACTATATTCTCTTTGTCGGTAAAATGGATTATGCACCAAATCCAGATGCTGTAAATTATTTTTTAAAAAAAATATTTCCCTATGTAAGGGAAGTTCATCCTGAAATATGGTTTTATATTATAGGTTCAAATATAAATAAAGAGTTAGAAGAAAAATGGAAAAAGGAAAAAAATGTAAAAGTCATAGGGAAAGTTCCTGATGTTGAATTTTTTTATAAAAAAGCAAAAGTTTTTATCTCGCCCTTAAGATTTGGAACAGGAATAAAGGTAAAAATACTTGAAGCAATGAGTTATGGAGCTCCTGTTGTAACTACAAAAATAGGTGCTGAGGGTATGAAAGTTTTAAATAGAAAGCATCTTTTGATTGCAGAAGATGAAAAGGATTTTGCCTTAAAGGTTATAGAATTAATTGAAAATAAATCTTTATGTGAAAATATCGTAAAAAATGCTTTTAAGTTTGTTAGGGAAAATTACGATATAAAAAAATGGACTAAAAAAATTTTTAACTTTTAAAGATTTTGTTTTATAATAAGACTATGAAAAGATTTAATGGTGTAAAGATAAAGTATTACGGACATGCTGCTTTTAAATTAATATCACCCAAAGGAAGGGTGATTTTCCTTGACCCCTGGCTGAGTAATCCATCTTCTCCTTCCAAGGATTATGATAAAGTGGATTTTATACTTTTAACTCATGCTCACGGTGATCACCTTGGAGATACAATAGAAATTGCTAAAAAAACTGGTGCTAAGGTCTATGCCATTCATGAGATATCAGTGTATTTATCCTCAAAGGGTATTAAAAACGCAATTGGTATGAATATAGGTGGTCATATTAAAGATGGAGAAATTGAGATTATTCAAACAGAGGCAACACACTCCTCAACAATTCAGGAAGGTGATAAACTTATTCCTGGAGGTTTGGCATCAGGCTTTGTTATAAAATTTGAAAATGGTTTTACAGTTTATCATGCTGGTGATACTGGTGTTTTTGCAGGTATGCAGATTATTGGAGAACTTTATAAACCCCATCTTGCCCTTTTACCAATAGGTTCTCACTACACTATGGATCCTTTTGATGCAAGTTATGCCTGTAAACTTTTAAAACCGAAATATGTAATTCCAATGCACTACGGGACCTTCCCTGTTTTAACAGGAAGCCCTGAAGAGTTAAAAAAGAATCTTGATCCAGCACTTAATATTGAAGTTATTGTTTTAAAACCAGGAGAAGAAGCAGAATAATTCAAAGTTCTCTTATGATTCCATAAGGAACTTTTTTTCTTGCTAAAAATATTTTTTCTTTTTTGTAATAATAAAGGGAAAATAAAGCACAGAAAAGTGAATCAAGATGGTTGTGATTTTTTATTAAACTAATTTTGTCTATTTTTTCTTTCAATTTATTTAAAATTTTTTTTAGTTCTTTTTTATTTTTTTTATAATTTTCTTTAAATCCAATTGCTCTTAAAGATGCGGTGGGATGGGTTTCTAAAACTTCTGTTATTTTCCTCAATTTTAAATAAATTCTTTTCCCCCTTTTAGAAAGTTTATACATACTTTTAACATAAAAGGGCAATATTCCAGGAACCTTAATTTTTCTTTCAATGAAGTATCTCCTTAAAATTTTATCCTCTTTTCTATCTTTAATTTTTCTCCATGTAATAGGTGCATCTATTGCAATGTAAAGGGGTTCATATTTTTTAACTTCCTCTATAATTTCTTTTTCTGATATTTTATCTTTTAAAAAAACAATTTTTATTTTTTTTGAATCTTCAATAAAACATAAGGAAGTATTTTTATCACCTATTGATAAATCAATTCCTCCAAAAAACATTTTATAAATTTATTTTATTTATGAAATAACCTTTTTAATTTTACAATTGGTTTTAAATTTTCAATTTCAAAATCCCTATTAATATTCTCTGAAAATAGAAGATTTATATCCCATAAATTTGGTTTTTCAACTAAAAATTCAATTTCTTCTATGTCATTTTTAAGAAAATAAGTAAGGTCTAATTTGTTTTGAAAAGGAATTTCAACTTCGATTTCTTCCTCATCAAATAGATTTGAAGGGTCATAAGCATCAAAAAGTGAATCAAAAATTTTTGCTATTTTTCTTTTCTCTCCTAAATTATTGATAAATTCTCCACCGTATTCAAAAGGTGTTTGAACGAAAAGAGAATAAAAGTTATTGTCTTCTTTTGGTTTTAATGAATTTATATAAAATACTACGAGCTCCTTTAATGAGTTTAAAAAATCATCATCTTTAATTTCATAAAAGGGTTCAATTCTATAAAAAATGAGACACTTAATTTCCTTTTTTTCTATTTTTTCCTTTATTTCCTTTAAACTTTTAAACTCTATTCCATTAAAAATCCTTAAAAATCCTTCTGTATTAAATAAAGCCCTTAGGTTTAAAATTTTAGATTTTTCATGAAATTTTGATAATAAATAAAAAAGAACCTGAATTTTAGGTGGTAACATATCATTAAAAACTAAAATAAAATTCTCATATTTCTTTATTTTTTCAAAAATTTCCTTAGATTCCTGAAAGAATAGTTTTCTTTTTTTAATTTCCTCTTCAAAAAAGAATTTGTTTAAAAACTTAAAATCTTTAATTTCAGGGATTTCCCCCTTTTCCCTGTAAAATAGTGTTAAAAGGTCTAAAAGAAATTCATAGGATTTCTTAAGTTCCATTTTTAATGAAAGATCTGCATTTTTGAAAAATCTATCCTCAAAGCCTGATAAAACCATAAAAAAGTTATTTTTTCTTTCTCTATTTCCAAAAAAGAAGAATTTTACTTTTTTTCTCCTTTTACCTTCTTTCATTATCCTAAAGAGTTCAAGTCCTATAACAGGATGTGAATAATCTAAAAGGGAATAATAAATAAGTGTAAAAGAATTTTCAAAATCTATATAATTTACATCAGAAAGAATTTTTTCTGCACCCCTATGTATTTCTGAAGGTAAAATCACTATATTTTTTAATTTATTTTTTAAAAGGAAATTTTTAATTTTCTTTAAAACAGAATCTGTTTCCCTTGGAGAAATAAAAAAACATATTTCATCAGGATCAAAACTTTTTAATACTTTTTTTAATTTATCCTTAAACTCCTCCAAGATAAGTCCTTTAAAAATTCTTTTTTCATTTGAAATAAAATCCTTACCATAAAATATTCTGTCACAGAATATTGTGGGATTTTCAAAGTCATCCTTTGCAATAACCTTATATATTTTATCGGGTTTCTTTTTTATTCCTGATTTTAATACTTTTTCTCTTCTTGGATTTTTAACCCAGAATTTAAGTTCACAGCCAGTTGAGCAAAGAATGCAGGAACTTTCTATTTCATAAAGGTCCCATGGTCTTGGACCGAACCTGTAGTCTTTATCATCAAGAATAGCACCAACAGGACATATATGGGTTAAATATCCTAAGAAGGGAACATCGTCTTTAAGTTCCCTTTCAAAGGGTCCTACAAAACTTTCCTTTCCCCTTTTAAAGGATAGCCACTCATCTGAATAAACTTCCTCTCTCCAGAAGTTTGAGCATCTATAACACAATATGCATCTTGTTTCATAGAATCTTAAGAGTCCATTTAATTTCTGTTTGGGGGGCAGTATCTTTTTATAATTTGAAAAAGGAAAACTTCTTCCAAATTTATAGGTAAAATCCTGTAAATCGCATTTACCCCCTTTTTCGCATAAGGGACAATCTATGGGGTGGTGTATAAGCATAAACTCTAAGATATTAGCTCTTGCTTCTTTTGATTTTTCTGAATAGGGAAAAATTTTCATTTCTTCCTGTGGATAGGTGGAGCAGCTTGTTACAAGAAATCTTTTCCCTTTTATTTCAATTTCTACTATACAGACTCTGCAGGAAGCAGTTATTCTTAAGTTAGGGTGAAAGCAATAATAGGGAATATAAAATCCATTTTCCTTTAAAATCTGTAAGACAGTTTTTTGAGGGTTAACTTCAAATTGTTTATTATCAATAAAAATTTTCATTCTTTTGAATTTTAACTCTTTTTATTTTAAAATTTCTATATAAAATGATAATTGCCCTTTTATTTACTCATAAAAAGGCACCCAGTGAAGTAAGGGAAGAAGTTTTTAAATTTTTTGAAAATAAACTCAATGAAACAAGGAATGATATTCTTGAAAAGTTATTACTTGCCACCTGTTACAGGGTAGAACTTTATTTAAGAATAGATAAATCTAAAAAGGCAAAGTTATTAAAAGAACTTTTGCCTTCTGAGTTTAAAAATTACGCAGAAATACTTGATTCGCCAAAGGATATCTTTGAGCATATTGTTATTGTTTCAAGTGGGGCAGATTCTCCTGCAATTGGTGAACCTGAGGTTCAGGGACAGGTTAAAAGGGCTTTAGAAGAGGCAAAGAAAAAAGGATGGGTTAAAAAGTTTCTCGGTAAGGCTTTTGAAAGAGCAATTTTTGTTTCAAAAAAGATAAGGGAAGAATCTGAAATTCAAAAAGGTTCCCTTTCAATACCAAGAATTGTTTCCTTGTATTTAAAGGACTTAAATGGAGAAGAAAAGGATTTAAAGATTTTAATTGTTGGAACAGGTGAAATGGGAGCAGGAATTGCAATGTATTTGAGAAAAGAAGGGATTCCCTTTCATGTTGCTACTAAAAGTATAGAGAGAGCAAAATTTTTAAAGGAACATGCGAATATTGATGCAATTTTATATTCAAGGGAAACTCTACCCTTTTATGTAAAACATTACGATGCTGTTATATTTGCAACTGAAAGCGATGGATATTTACTTGATAGAGACTTTTTAGAAAAAAGTAAAGAAAGACCAAAACTTATAATAGATCTTGGCTTTCCGAGGAATGTGGACCCTGAAATTAAAAATATAAAGGGTATTGAATTCCATCAGATAGATGAGTTTAAAAAGATAATAGAAGAGAAAGTAAAGGAAAAAAAAGAGATGCTTTCCTATATAATTTTCAGAGCAAAAAAGGAAAGTGAAAGATTTGAAAAGTGGTTAATAAGGGAGGAAAAGATTTTAAAATTATTTAATTATGTTGATAAGAGAATAAGTAATATAGAGGATAAGACAAAAATTAAAAAATTCCTTTTATACCCTGTATTAAAGTCTTTAAGAAGTGGGAAGGATATTGAGGAGATAATAGAAAGTTGGATAAAGTAATAAGGGTTGGTGCAAGAGGGTCAAAGCTCAGTTTTAATCAGGCAAAAAAAGTTTTGGAAATTTTAAATAAAAAGGGATTTAAAACAGAGTTTGTCCCTATTACAACAAAAGGAGATAAAGAAAGGGATAAACCACTTTTTAAAATAAGCGGAGTAGGTATTTTTGTTAAGGAAATTGAAAGAAAAATTTTAGAAGGAGAGATTGATATTGGTGTTCACAGTGCCAAAGATGTGCCTACTCAAATAGAAGAGGGTTTAGAGATTTCTTGTTATTTAAAAAGGGAAAGTCCTTTTGATGTCCTTGTTTCCTATGTGAGTTCAATATATGAGTTGAAGGAGGGAGCAGTTGTAGGAACAAGTAGTATAAGGAGAAGGGAATTTTTACTTGAAAAAAGAAATGATTTAATTATTAAGGATTTGCGAGGAAATATTGATACAAGAATAAAAAAATGGGAAAGGGGTGAATATGATGCAATAGTTATATCTGAAGTGTCTATAAAAAGATTAAAGCTTAATGTCCCGTATGTAAGGCTTGATATTGAGGAATTTCCGCCTTCACCAGGGCAGGGTGCAATATGTATTGAATCTAAAAAAGATTTTATTTACAGAGATGTTTTAAAAGAAATAAATGATGAAAAAACTTTTATTGAAGTAGAAACAGAAAGGGAAATTCTTTCAAAACTTTCCATAGGGTGTTCAGTCCCTTTTGGAGCTTATGCCTTTATTGATAATGGAGAAATCAATTTAATTCTTAAATATAAAAAGGGTAATGAATTTATAAAAATTAAAGAAAGGGGAAAAACAAAGGAAGAACTTGTTAAAAAAGTTTATGAAAAAATCTTCTCATAGCACCCTTTTAGTCTTGAATACAAATACCTTTACTCTTTTTCCTGAAATATGGCAATTTTTAAAGAACTATAAAAATATTTATTATGAGGAAAAAAAACCACCTTTTATATTATGGGCTTCACCTTTTTCCAAATGGGAAAAAATTCAAGGAAATTTAAATAAAGAGAACTCACTTTTTATTCTTGATGGTTTTAAGGGTTTGAAAAATATCTTAAGTAAATTTAATTTTAATAATATTTTGAAATTAAGTTATTATGTAAGGGATAAGAATTTTGGAAAAAAAATATTCTGTGTTGTAAGGCCGATGCCTGAAGCTCTTTATTTTGCTAATGAACTTGAGAAAGAAAAATTAAAAGCCTTTCCTCTTCCTGTTTTAAAATTTAAGGTTATAAAAGTTAAAAATTTAAAAGAAATTTTAAAGGATAAGTGGGATTATGTAATTTTTACTTCCAAAAGGGGAATAGATGCTTTAAGAGAAAATATAAAAGATGTTTTTTTGTTAAGGGAACTTTTGATTGATAAGAAAATAATAGCAATTGGACCTGAAACAAAAAAGAATTTAGAGGAAGTTGGTTTAGATGCGATTTTACCTGAAGAATTTTCTCAAGAAGGTATAATGGAAATTTTAAAAGAAGAAAAATATAAAAGAATTTTAATGTTAAAAACAGAGGGTAGAGAGGATTTAAAAAATTTTCTTTTAAATAACAAAAATTATGTTGAAGAGGTTAAAATTTATGATATGGTAAAGGAAAAAATAGAAAGATTAAAAATCTTTGAAATATATTTAAATATGGCTACACATCTTATTTTTACAAGTCCTAAACTTTTTGATACATTTATAAAGATTTTTAAGGACAAAAAATTTTTAGAAAATAAAGAAATTTTAGCAATAGGAAGAGTAACAAAGAGTCATATTGAGAAAAAAGGTTTTAATGTGAATTTTGCTCCTCAAAAATTTACAGGTAAATACCTTTTAAAAGAAATTTTAAAAAGGAGTTAAAAATATGAAGGAATTTCCTTTTATAAGAATGAGAAGATTAAGAAAAAAGGAATTTTTAAGAGACCTTGTAAGGGAAACAATTTTAACTCCAGATGATCTTGTTTATCCACTTTTTGTAATTAAAGGGGAGGGGAAAAAAGAAGAAATATCTTCTATGCCAGGTCAATATAGATATTCAATTGATGTTCTATGTGAGGAGATTCAAAAAATAAAAGAAGAAGGTATAAAGGCAGTTATTCTGTTTGGTATTCCAGAAAAAAAGGATGAAATGGGAAGTGATGCCTATTCTGATGATGGTATAATTCAAAGGGCATTAAGGGAAATAAGAAAATTTGAAAAGGATCTTATATTGATTACTGATCTTTGTATGTGTGAATACACTTCGCATGGTCATTGTGGAATTATTAAAAATGGTGATGTTGATAATGATATGACGCTTTTATATCTCGGAAAAATAGCAGTTTCACAGGTTGTTGCGGGTGCTGATATTGTAGCACCTTCAGGAATGATGGATGGTATGGTAAAGGCAATTAGAAAGGCTCTTGACGAAAATGGTTTTAAAGATACTCCTATTCTTTCCTATGCTATTAAGTATGCATCAAGTTTTTATGGACCTTTCAGGGAGGCTGCTGAATCAGCTCCACAGTTTGGTAATAGAAAGACCTATCAGATGGATCCTGCAAATTTAAGAGAAGCAATACTTGAAGCAGAGCTTGATTATGAAGAGGGTGCAGATATTTTAATGGTTAAGCCTGCTTTAGCCTATCTTGATGTTATAAAAACTATTAGAGAAAGGTTTAATAGACCAATTGCAGCCTATAATGTTTCAGGTGAATATGCTATGGTGAAGGCTGCTTCAATGAAAGGTTATATAAATGAAAGGGAAATTGTTCTTGAAATTTTGACTTCAATTAAAAGGGCAGGGGCTGATATAATTTTGACTTATCATGCAAGGGATGTAGTAAAGTGGTTGAAAGGTGGATAAGTTAAAAAAATTAAAAGATTTTTTTTATTATTACCTATATCCTTCAGACTCTGAGAAAAAGGTAATTTATCTTTTGATATTTATTATTCTTTTGGGTGATGTGGCTAAAAGATTTTTTTATGAAAAAAGAATTAATTTACAAAATCAAAAAATTGAGAAAATAGATTTTAATCTTGCTGAACTTGAAGATCTTGTAAATCTTCCTTCTATAGGACCTCGTCTTTCTGCAAAAATTATTGATTTTAGAAATAAGAAGGGAGAAATTAAAAAACCAGAAGAGCTTCTTGAAATTAAAGGTTTGGGTGAAAAAAGGCTTGAGATTATAAAAAAATATTTTAAGTTTCCAGAAGAAGATTTGAAATAAAATTTATTTGCATGAATCTACAAATTTTTTAAACAATTTTAAAAAAATTTTATCTTCCTCAAATAGATGTTCAGGGTGAAACTGCACTCCTAAAAAGAAGGGGTGTTTATCACTTTCGATTGCTTCAACAATTCCATCCTTTGCTCTTGCTGATATTTTTAAATCTTTACCCAATTTATTTACAGCTTGATGATGGAAGCTGTTTACTCTTATTCTTTCTTTTTTAAAAATTTCATATAAAAGTGTTTCTTTCTCTATTATTATTGTATGAGTTAACTTACTGCAACTTGCTGATTGTTCATGTTCTATATCTGAATTAATATGCTGAATTAAATTACCTCCCATTGCCACATTCATTACCTGTGAGCCCCTGCAAATGGCAAAAATCGGTTTTTTATTTAAAAAACAAGCTTTAACAAGTTCTATTTCAAGAATATCTCTTTCAGGAACAACTCCTCTTGTTTTTTTAGGCTCCTCTTTATAATATAAAGGATGCACATCTCCTCCACCTGTTAACAAAAATCCATCAAATTTTTCTAAAAGAGTTTTTATTTCATTTTTAAAATCAGTATACGGAATAATTAGAGGAATTCCCCCTGCTTCCTGTATTGCTTTTGTATATTTAATATTTAAGTAAAATCTGTTAGATTGAATATCAAAAGAAGGGGTAACACCGATTAAAGGTTTTTTATTCAATTTATATTAAAAAAATCCCCGGGGAATTACCCCCGGGGAAATCATTCTTTAAAAAGGTTCGATTCACTCCTCTATTTCAATCTTTATTTCTTTTGGTTTTACCTTTTCACTCTTTGGTATTTCAATTCTTAAAATCCCATCTTTATAAGAAGCTTTTGCTTTTTCAGGTTGAACTTCTTTGGGAAAAGGTATATATCTATGGAATTTTCCGTAACTCCTTTCAATTCTATGATAGGATTTTCCTTTTTCCTCTTTTTCTCTTTTTCTTTCACCGGAAATTGTAATACCATCCTCATCAACTGTAATCTTTATCTCATCTTTTTTCATTCCTGGTAGTTCTGCAGTTACTATAAAAGATTCTTCTGTTTCCTCAAGATCACAGGCAGGAACAAAGGTTTCTGTTTCACCGAAAAGAAAACTTCTCCTACCAAAGAAAGAATCAAATAGTTTATCAATTTCCTCCCTTAATGAAGAAATTTCTTTAAAGGGATCCCATTTGATAATTTCCTTCATATTTCCCCCTTTTATTTGCCTCTCTTTGGGATTTGAACCCTTTAAAGAGAGGTATTTTATATATAAATTTTTTTTTTAAATTTTTCAAGCAAGATTTAATATAAGTTTTTTTCCATATATATCAACTCTATTAATAAAAACATTTAAATTGTCACCAATATCAATTTTTTTTCTGTTTTTAAGATAGATTCTTTTTTCTTCAACATTAAAAGTTGCTCTAAAAGGTAAGGAATCCATACTTACAAATCCTTCAAAGTAAAATTCAGGAACATATACAAAAAATCCATCACTTTTTATATTTGTTACAAAACCTTCTCCCCTTTCACCTATTCTTCCTTTAAGATGTTCAAGAATTTTCATATCAACAATATCCCATTCAGCTTTTTGTGCTGTTCTTTCTGTTTCTGATGCCCTTTCTGCTATATCCCTCAATTCCTCTTCATCAGGATATTTATTCATTTTGTTTTCCATAACAAAATTTAAAAGGTTATGAACTATTAAATCTGCTAATCTTCTTATTGGTGAAGTAAAATGAGTATAAAAGTTTAATTTAAGTCCATAATGACCTTTATTTTCCACAGAATACTTTGCCTGTTTCATTGCTTTAAGAATACTTTTTATAACTATCAATTCTTCCCTTTTACCTTTGATACCCTCAATTATTTCAAATAAATCATGGGAAGTTAATTCATCTTTTAATAGAATTTTTTTAAGTTTTTCTTCTTTTAAAAGTTTTGATAAAATTTTTTTAAGTTCTTCAAGTTTTTTATTATCTGGTTCTTCATGTATTCTGTAAATAAAAGGTAAATTTTTTTTAGCAAAAAATTTAGCAATCATCCTATTTGCAAGTATCATACATTCTTCTATAAGGGAATGGGTAAATACTGCTTTTTCAAGTTGAATAAGTTTAACTTTTCCTTCCTCTGTAAAAAGTATTTCTGGTTCAGGTAAATCAAAATCAAGGGAAAACCTTTTCCTTCTCCTTTCCTTTAAAATTTTTGAAATTTCTTCTGCTATTTTAAGAGAATTATAGATTTCTTTTTCTTTAATTTTAATTTTACCATCAATTATATCCTGAGCTTCTTCATAATTAAGTCTCTTATTTGATTTTATAATTGAGTTATAAATTTCAAATTTTTTTACATTACCTTTAAAATCAAGGATAATGTGAACTGTTTTAGCAAGACGAATTTTACCGGGCTGAAGAGAACAGAACTTTTCAGATAATTCTTTTGGTAACATGTGGATAACTTTATCTAAAAGATAGTAACTTGTTCCTCTTGTGTAAACCTCTCTAAAAATTCTTGAATTCATTGGGACAAAAAAGGAAACATCTGCTATATGGACAAATAATTCATATCCATCTTTATTTTTAAAGGCGCTTATAGCATCATCAAAATCCTTTGCATTATAAGGGTCAATTGTAAAAGTTACTAAATCCCTTAAATCTTTCCTTCTTTTTATTTCCTCTCTAATTTTTCTTTTTAAAACCTCTTCATCAAAATATTTTTCCTTATAGTCCTCGGGAAGATTATAAATATATTTTATAAGATTAAAGGGGGTTTCTGGGTC
The sequence above is a segment of the candidate division WOR-3 bacterium genome. Coding sequences within it:
- a CDS encoding glycosyltransferase family 4 protein, with product MKILFITSQVFFPPLSGLRKKIFLLLKELKEKNNKIYLFSFPEFEIPDSYFERVEFSSPLSKFTFFKNLFFSFLKNPFEIVFYINPKSFKRIKNFVKEVDPDIIFVDYIRIAHIFPYINFKNKRLILNMDDPQSLKYIKMKSLIKEIENPFGEALEYLPILVKKILKNNFVKKLILSYEIKMMQKYEKKWTESYNLVLTNSEKDKMYLNSIGIKNVSILPPLVKIDKDLKMEEKENYILFVGKMDYAPNPDAVNYFLKKIFPYVREVHPEIWFYIIGSNINKELEEKWKKEKNVKVIGKVPDVEFFYKKAKVFISPLRFGTGIKVKILEAMSYGAPVVTTKIGAEGMKVLNRKHLLIAEDEKDFALKVIELIENKSLCENIVKNAFKFVRENYDIKKWTKKIFNF
- a CDS encoding metal-dependent hydrolase translates to MKRFNGVKIKYYGHAAFKLISPKGRVIFLDPWLSNPSSPSKDYDKVDFILLTHAHGDHLGDTIEIAKKTGAKVYAIHEISVYLSSKGIKNAIGMNIGGHIKDGEIEIIQTEATHSSTIQEGDKLIPGGLASGFVIKFENGFTVYHAGDTGVFAGMQIIGELYKPHLALLPIGSHYTMDPFDASYACKLLKPKYVIPMHYGTFPVLTGSPEELKKNLDPALNIEVIVLKPGEEAE
- a CDS encoding DUF429 domain-containing protein, with the translated sequence MFFGGIDLSIGDKNTSLCFIEDSKKIKIVFLKDKISEKEIIEEVKKYEPLYIAIDAPITWRKIKDRKEDKILRRYFIERKIKVPGILPFYVKSMYKLSKRGKRIYLKLRKITEVLETHPTASLRAIGFKENYKKNKKELKKILNKLKEKIDKISLIKNHNHLDSLFCALFSLYYYKKEKIFLARKKVPYGIIREL
- a CDS encoding 2Fe-2S iron-sulfur cluster-binding protein, which codes for MKIFIDNKQFEVNPQKTVLQILKENGFYIPYYCFHPNLRITASCRVCIVEIEIKGKRFLVTSCSTYPQEEMKIFPYSEKSKEARANILEFMLIHHPIDCPLCEKGGKCDLQDFTYKFGRSFPFSNYKKILPPKQKLNGLLRFYETRCILCYRCSNFWREEVYSDEWLSFKRGKESFVGPFERELKDDVPFLGYLTHICPVGAILDDKDYRFGPRPWDLYEIESSCILCSTGCELKFWVKNPRREKVLKSGIKKKPDKIYKVIAKDDFENPTIFCDRIFYGKDFISNEKRIFKGLILEEFKDKLKKVLKSFDPDEICFFISPRETDSVLKKIKNFLLKNKLKNIVILPSEIHRGAEKILSDVNYIDFENSFTLIYYSLLDYSHPVIGLELFRIMKEGKRRKKVKFFFFGNRERKNNFFMVLSGFEDRFFKNADLSLKMELKKSYEFLLDLLTLFYREKGEIPEIKDFKFLNKFFFEEEIKKRKLFFQESKEIFEKIKKYENFILVFNDMLPPKIQVLFYLLSKFHEKSKILNLRALFNTEGFLRIFNGIEFKSLKEIKEKIEKKEIKCLIFYRIEPFYEIKDDDFLNSLKELVVFYINSLKPKEDNNFYSLFVQTPFEYGGEFINNLGEKRKIAKIFDSLFDAYDPSNLFDEEEIEVEIPFQNKLDLTYFLKNDIEEIEFLVEKPNLWDINLLFSENINRDFEIENLKPIVKLKRLFHK
- the hemC gene encoding hydroxymethylbilane synthase; translated protein: MDKVIRVGARGSKLSFNQAKKVLEILNKKGFKTEFVPITTKGDKERDKPLFKISGVGIFVKEIERKILEGEIDIGVHSAKDVPTQIEEGLEISCYLKRESPFDVLVSYVSSIYELKEGAVVGTSSIRRREFLLEKRNDLIIKDLRGNIDTRIKKWERGEYDAIVISEVSIKRLKLNVPYVRLDIEEFPPSPGQGAICIESKKDFIYRDVLKEINDEKTFIEVETEREILSKLSIGCSVPFGAYAFIDNGEINLILKYKKGNEFIKIKERGKTKEELVKKVYEKIFS
- a CDS encoding uroporphyrinogen-III synthase codes for the protein MKKSSHSTLLVLNTNTFTLFPEIWQFLKNYKNIYYEEKKPPFILWASPFSKWEKIQGNLNKENSLFILDGFKGLKNILSKFNFNNILKLSYYVRDKNFGKKIFCVVRPMPEALYFANELEKEKLKAFPLPVLKFKVIKVKNLKEILKDKWDYVIFTSKRGIDALRENIKDVFLLRELLIDKKIIAIGPETKKNLEEVGLDAILPEEFSQEGIMEILKEEKYKRILMLKTEGREDLKNFLLNNKNYVEEVKIYDMVKEKIERLKIFEIYLNMATHLIFTSPKLFDTFIKIFKDKKFLENKEILAIGRVTKSHIEKKGFNVNFAPQKFTGKYLLKEILKRS
- the hemB gene encoding porphobilinogen synthase, giving the protein MKEFPFIRMRRLRKKEFLRDLVRETILTPDDLVYPLFVIKGEGKKEEISSMPGQYRYSIDVLCEEIQKIKEEGIKAVILFGIPEKKDEMGSDAYSDDGIIQRALREIRKFEKDLILITDLCMCEYTSHGHCGIIKNGDVDNDMTLLYLGKIAVSQVVAGADIVAPSGMMDGMVKAIRKALDENGFKDTPILSYAIKYASSFYGPFREAAESAPQFGNRKTYQMDPANLREAILEAELDYEEGADILMVKPALAYLDVIKTIRERFNRPIAAYNVSGEYAMVKAASMKGYINEREIVLEILTSIKRAGADIILTYHARDVVKWLKGG
- a CDS encoding helix-hairpin-helix domain-containing protein — its product is MDKLKKLKDFFYYYLYPSDSEKKVIYLLIFIILLGDVAKRFFYEKRINLQNQKIEKIDFNLAELEDLVNLPSIGPRLSAKIIDFRNKKGEIKKPEELLEIKGLGEKRLEIIKKYFKFPEEDLK
- a CDS encoding gamma-glutamyl-gamma-aminobutyrate hydrolase family protein, whose protein sequence is MNKKPLIGVTPSFDIQSNRFYLNIKYTKAIQEAGGIPLIIPYTDFKNEIKTLLEKFDGFLLTGGGDVHPLYYKEEPKKTRGVVPERDILEIELVKACFLNKKPIFAICRGSQVMNVAMGGNLIQHINSDIEHEQSASCSKLTHTIIIEKETLLYEIFKKERIRVNSFHHQAVNKLGKDLKISARAKDGIVEAIESDKHPFFLGVQFHPEHLFEEDKIFLKLFKKFVDSCK
- a CDS encoding Hsp20/alpha crystallin family protein, producing MKEIIKWDPFKEISSLREEIDKLFDSFFGRRSFLFGETETFVPACDLEETEESFIVTAELPGMKKDEIKITVDEDGITISGERKREKEEKGKSYHRIERSYGKFHRYIPFPKEVQPEKAKASYKDGILRIEIPKSEKVKPKEIKIEIEE
- a CDS encoding VacB/RNase II family 3'-5' exoribonuclease, with translation MEKLKEKILNYLQRKNKKEVKLKKLIKILNLQKENKNKIIEILKELEKKGTLKLIENKKIIITQNKIIEGKIEVKQGGFGFLIVDKGKDIFIPKRFLKGARDGDYVKVVITKFKEKGPEGKVLEILKKSLRRFSGTLWKRYRDNFIEPDQDFLPKKIYPLESVEEIPSGNKVGFILINGNKAKGIKNLGNPLDPETPFNLIKYIYNLPEDYKEKYFDEEVLKRKIREEIKRRKDLRDLVTFTIDPYNAKDFDDAISAFKNKDGYELFVHIADVSFFVPMNSRIFREVYTRGTSYYLLDKVIHMLPKELSEKFCSLQPGKIRLAKTVHIILDFKGNVKKFEIYNSIIKSNKRLNYEEAQDIIDGKIKIKEKEIYNSLKIAEEISKILKERRRKRFSLDFDLPEPEILFTEEGKVKLIQLEKAVFTHSLIEECMILANRMIAKFFAKKNLPFIYRIHEEPDNKKLEELKKILSKLLKEEKLKKILLKDELTSHDLFEIIEGIKGKREELIVIKSILKAMKQAKYSVENKGHYGLKLNFYTHFTSPIRRLADLIVHNLLNFVMENKMNKYPDEEELRDIAERASETERTAQKAEWDIVDMKILEHLKGRIGERGEGFVTNIKSDGFFVYVPEFYFEGFVSMDSLPFRATFNVEEKRIYLKNRKKIDIGDNLNVFINRVDIYGKKLILNLA